One part of the Mariniflexile litorale genome encodes these proteins:
- the rsgA gene encoding ribosome small subunit-dependent GTPase A: protein MTGLVYKSTGSWYTVKTELGETYECRIKGKFRIQGIKSTNPISVGDVVDFELETDNNQVSGVIHNIHDRTNYIVRKSVNLSKQTHIIASNIDQVFLMITINNPPTLTSFIDRFLVTANAYSIKTVLLFNKVDTYDEETLNEVRFLAHTYRQIGYECIGVSAKTGKNVDKVKALMLDKVSMFSGHSGVGKSTLLNTIEPGLNIKTKEISTLHMQGQHTTTFAEMFDLGFGGKIIDTPGIKGFGVVDMDKEEVGDYFPEIFKLKQDCKFNNCLHVREPNCAVKKALDNDEIAFSRYRSYLQIIEGENEHYRTDNWENQ from the coding sequence ATGACAGGACTCGTTTATAAATCTACAGGAAGTTGGTACACCGTTAAAACCGAATTGGGTGAAACGTACGAATGCCGTATAAAAGGTAAATTTCGAATACAAGGAATAAAAAGTACCAATCCTATTTCGGTTGGAGATGTTGTGGATTTTGAGTTAGAAACCGATAACAATCAGGTGTCGGGTGTCATTCATAATATACATGATAGAACCAATTATATTGTTCGTAAATCTGTAAATTTATCAAAACAAACACATATTATAGCTTCTAATATCGATCAGGTTTTTTTAATGATTACCATTAACAACCCTCCAACTTTAACCAGTTTTATTGATCGGTTTTTGGTAACAGCAAATGCGTATTCCATTAAAACAGTTCTACTATTTAATAAAGTAGATACATATGATGAAGAAACCTTAAATGAAGTGAGGTTTTTGGCACATACTTATCGACAAATAGGTTATGAATGTATTGGGGTTTCGGCCAAAACTGGTAAAAATGTAGATAAGGTAAAAGCACTGATGCTTGATAAAGTGAGTATGTTTTCAGGACATTCAGGTGTTGGGAAATCAACCCTTCTAAATACCATTGAGCCAGGTTTGAACATTAAAACTAAAGAAATTTCAACATTACACATGCAAGGTCAGCATACTACTACATTTGCAGAAATGTTTGATTTAGGTTTTGGTGGAAAAATTATAGATACGCCTGGAATAAAAGGTTTTGGAGTGGTAGATATGGACAAAGAAGAAGTAGGCGATTATTTTCCTGAAATTTTCAAACTAAAACAAGATTGCAAGTTCAATAACTGTCTACATGTTAGAGAACCAAATTGTGCCGTGAAGAAGGCATTAGATAACGACGAGATTGCCTTTTCTCGCTATCGAAGTTATTTACAAATTATTGAAGGTGAAAATGAGCATTATAGAACTGATAATTGGGAGAATCAATAG
- a CDS encoding metal-dependent hydrolase, whose amino-acid sequence MASIFGHSVVGFTLTKLIDTKHTKRLLLVAIFSTILPDFDVVSFQLGIPYLHLLGHRGFTHSLLFALLWAFVIMFTLGKQRKLIWFLVILFSTLSHGILDAMTSGGKGVGFFIPFDNNRFFFPFREIRVSPIGIEKFFSERGIQVLLSEFKYVIIPCFIILGVRFLIFKLKDRYYNEI is encoded by the coding sequence GTGGCATCCATTTTTGGTCATAGTGTCGTTGGTTTTACCTTAACAAAACTTATAGATACCAAGCACACAAAAAGGTTACTCTTAGTAGCTATTTTTTCAACTATTTTACCAGATTTTGATGTTGTAAGTTTCCAATTGGGAATTCCATATCTGCATCTTTTGGGGCATCGTGGATTTACACATTCTTTGTTATTTGCGTTATTGTGGGCATTTGTTATAATGTTTACATTAGGGAAACAGCGTAAACTTATTTGGTTTTTGGTGATTCTTTTTTCAACACTATCTCATGGTATTTTAGATGCTATGACTTCTGGAGGTAAAGGTGTAGGCTTTTTTATTCCTTTTGATAACAATCGCTTTTTCTTTCCTTTTAGAGAAATTAGAGTGTCACCTATTGGTATTGAAAAATTTTTTTCAGAAAGGGGAATTCAAGTCTTGTTAAGCGAATTCAAGTATGTGATTATCCCTTGTTTTATCATATTAGGTGTAAGGTTTTTAATTTTTAAACTAAAAGACAGGTATTACAACGAAATATGA
- the queA gene encoding tRNA preQ1(34) S-adenosylmethionine ribosyltransferase-isomerase QueA, translated as MKLSHFGFNLPEELLAEYPAENRDESRLMVLDRKKQTIEHKMFKDIIDYFDEDDVLILNNTKVFPARLYGNKEKTGARIEVFLLRELNEEQRLWDVLVDPARKIRIGNKLYFGDDDTLVAEVIDNTTSRGRTLRFLYDGSYKEFRRKLNELGETPLPKYIKREVQPEDEERYQTIYAKNEGAVAAPTAGLHFSKHLLKRLEIKGVKFAEVTLHVGLGTFNPVEVEDLSKHKMDSEELKIEGKAVEIVNAAKKNKKRICAVGTTAMRAIESSVSSGGELNEVEGWTNKFIFPPYDFSIANCMITNFHTPKSTLLMMASAFAGHDFIKKAYEEAIKEKYKFYSYGDAMLII; from the coding sequence ATGAAGTTATCACACTTTGGTTTTAATTTACCAGAAGAATTACTCGCAGAATATCCAGCAGAAAATAGAGACGAATCTCGTTTAATGGTTCTAGATAGAAAAAAACAAACCATTGAGCATAAAATGTTCAAAGATATTATTGATTATTTTGATGAAGATGATGTTTTAATTCTTAATAATACTAAAGTATTTCCTGCCAGATTATATGGTAATAAAGAAAAAACAGGCGCAAGAATTGAGGTTTTTTTATTAAGAGAATTAAACGAAGAACAACGCCTTTGGGATGTATTGGTCGATCCTGCACGTAAAATAAGAATCGGTAATAAGTTATACTTTGGAGACGACGATACGTTAGTAGCCGAGGTTATTGATAATACAACGTCTCGTGGTCGTACATTACGTTTTCTATATGATGGATCTTATAAAGAATTTCGCAGAAAACTAAATGAACTTGGCGAAACACCACTTCCAAAATATATTAAAAGAGAAGTGCAACCTGAAGATGAAGAGCGTTATCAAACTATTTATGCTAAAAATGAAGGAGCTGTAGCTGCACCAACAGCCGGACTTCATTTCTCTAAACACCTGTTAAAACGTTTAGAAATTAAAGGTGTTAAATTTGCTGAAGTTACTTTACATGTTGGTTTAGGAACTTTTAATCCAGTGGAAGTAGAAGATCTTTCTAAACACAAAATGGATAGTGAAGAGCTAAAAATTGAAGGAAAAGCAGTAGAAATAGTGAATGCTGCGAAAAAAAATAAAAAACGTATTTGTGCTGTAGGTACTACTGCCATGCGTGCTATTGAAAGTTCAGTATCATCAGGTGGAGAATTAAACGAAGTAGAAGGATGGACTAATAAGTTCATTTTTCCTCCTTATGATTTTAGTATTGCTAACTGCATGATAACTAACTTCCACACACCAAAATCAACTTTGTTAATGATGGCTTCTGCATTTGCAGGTCACGATTTCATTAAAAAGGCATACGAAGAAGCTATAAAAGAAAAGTATAAATTCTACAGTTATGGCGATGCCATGTTGATCATATAA
- a CDS encoding bifunctional 3-deoxy-7-phosphoheptulonate synthase/chorismate mutase type II, giving the protein MENKKEMRTWLDDLNLSHPLVIAGPCSAETEEQVLRIAHELKDTDVSYFRAGIWKPRTRPGMFEGVGALGLKWLQKVKAETGMKICTEVANAAHVKLALEHDVDLLWIGARSTVSPFIMQEIADALQGTDKPVLIKNPVNPDLALWLGGIERIYKAGVKNIGAIHRGFSTYEKTKYRNNPEWQLAIEFQNKYPDIPLINDPSHITGKRDMIFDVSQAALDLNFDGLMIETHYDPDNAWSDASQQVTPKTLVQIMKDLKIRKESDPEADYNKELNNLRAQIDVVDNQIIELLGKRMKAADGIGALKKQKNVAVLQSKRWNEILGKMVIEGESQGLSEEFILKMFKAIHQESINHQEKVING; this is encoded by the coding sequence ATGGAAAACAAAAAAGAAATGAGAACGTGGTTAGATGATTTAAATTTAAGTCATCCACTGGTAATTGCAGGACCTTGTAGTGCTGAAACAGAAGAGCAAGTATTAAGAATAGCACATGAGCTAAAAGATACGGATGTAAGTTATTTTAGAGCAGGTATTTGGAAACCAAGAACACGTCCAGGAATGTTTGAAGGTGTTGGTGCGTTAGGTTTAAAATGGTTGCAAAAGGTAAAAGCAGAAACTGGTATGAAAATTTGTACCGAAGTAGCAAACGCTGCCCATGTAAAATTAGCTTTAGAGCATGATGTAGATTTATTATGGATTGGTGCACGTTCTACAGTAAGCCCATTCATTATGCAAGAAATTGCAGATGCTTTACAAGGAACCGATAAACCTGTTTTAATTAAAAACCCTGTAAATCCAGATTTAGCTTTATGGTTAGGTGGTATTGAAAGAATTTACAAAGCGGGTGTTAAAAATATTGGTGCGATTCATAGAGGGTTTTCAACTTATGAAAAAACAAAATACAGAAACAATCCAGAATGGCAATTAGCTATTGAGTTTCAAAATAAATATCCAGATATTCCATTAATCAACGATCCCTCGCATATTACCGGAAAGCGTGATATGATTTTTGATGTATCTCAAGCTGCTTTAGATTTAAACTTTGATGGGTTAATGATTGAAACCCATTACGATCCAGATAACGCTTGGAGTGATGCTTCTCAACAAGTAACGCCAAAAACTTTAGTTCAAATCATGAAAGATTTGAAAATTAGAAAAGAAAGCGATCCAGAAGCTGATTATAATAAGGAGCTTAATAATTTAAGAGCACAAATTGACGTGGTTGACAATCAAATTATTGAGTTATTGGGTAAACGTATGAAAGCTGCCGATGGTATAGGCGCCCTTAAAAAACAGAAAAACGTTGCTGTATTACAAAGTAAGCGTTGGAATGAAATTTTAGGTAAAATGGTTATTGAGGGAGAATCTCAAGGCTTAAGTGAAGAGTTTATTTTAAAAATGTTTAAAGCGATTCACCAAGAATCAATTAATCACCAAGAGAAGGTGATTAATGGTTAG
- a CDS encoding nucleotide pyrophosphohydrolase: MNIQNAQQEVDKWIKDHGVRYFNELTNMAQLTEEVGEVARIIARRYGEQSEKESDKDKDLGEELADVLFVVLCLANQTGVDLQQAFDTRMDKKGKRDHDRHHNNEKLK, encoded by the coding sequence ATGAACATTCAAAACGCACAACAAGAAGTAGACAAATGGATTAAAGACCACGGCGTTCGCTATTTTAACGAACTCACTAATATGGCACAACTTACCGAAGAAGTGGGTGAAGTTGCCCGTATTATTGCCCGTCGCTATGGAGAACAAAGCGAAAAAGAAAGCGATAAAGATAAAGACCTAGGCGAAGAACTTGCCGATGTGTTGTTTGTAGTATTATGTTTAGCAAACCAAACTGGTGTCGATTTACAACAAGCTTTCGATACAAGAATGGACAAGAAAGGAAAACGAGACCACGACAGGCATCATAATAATGAAAAACTAAAATAA
- a CDS encoding prephenate dehydrogenase, whose protein sequence is MKNIYMIGVGLIGGSLAIDIKKKYPEVVIHGISRKETTLDEALTLKLIDKKATLDDVVHADLVIISIPVDATVKLLPIVLDKISDNGLVVDAGSTKADICKVVENHPKRRNFLAMHPIAGTEHSGPSAAIPDLFVGKTNIICEVEKTTFKLQEKALELFKSIGMRMRYMNPEAHDKHIAYVSHLSHISAFMLGKTVIDKEKNERDIFDMAGSGFASTVRLAKSSPEMWTPIFKQNKQNVIETLEEYITNLTHFKDLMKEDDFDAIFKEMKETNYIKDILKGIN, encoded by the coding sequence ATGAAAAATATATACATGATAGGCGTTGGGTTAATAGGCGGAAGTCTTGCTATTGATATTAAAAAGAAATATCCAGAGGTGGTTATTCATGGTATCAGTAGAAAAGAAACGACGCTTGACGAAGCATTAACGCTGAAGTTAATTGATAAAAAGGCAACTTTGGATGATGTTGTTCATGCCGATTTAGTAATTATTTCTATTCCTGTTGATGCTACTGTAAAATTATTACCAATTGTTTTAGATAAAATATCAGACAATGGTTTGGTGGTAGATGCAGGCTCAACAAAAGCCGATATTTGTAAAGTGGTTGAAAATCATCCGAAACGAAGAAATTTTTTAGCAATGCATCCTATTGCGGGAACAGAACATTCAGGACCTAGTGCAGCTATTCCTGATTTGTTTGTTGGGAAAACAAATATTATTTGTGAAGTTGAAAAAACAACATTCAAACTTCAAGAAAAAGCGTTGGAGTTGTTTAAATCGATTGGTATGCGTATGCGTTACATGAATCCAGAGGCACATGATAAACACATTGCTTACGTATCGCATTTATCGCATATTAGTGCGTTTATGTTAGGTAAAACGGTGATTGATAAAGAAAAGAACGAACGTGATATTTTTGATATGGCGGGAAGTGGATTTGCCTCAACCGTGCGTTTAGCGAAAAGTTCACCAGAAATGTGGACACCCATTTTTAAACAAAACAAACAAAATGTTATAGAAACATTGGAAGAATATATAACAAATCTGACTCATTTTAAAGACTTAATGAAAGAGGATGATTTTGATGCTATTTTTAAAGAAATGAAAGAAACTAATTATATAAAAGATATTTTAAAGGGAATAAATTAA
- a CDS encoding DUF3857 domain-containing protein — MRITTLFLIICFCMNSFAQNFSFGKVSKQELEEKFNPLDSFANAAYLHKYRRTYFQYDQEKGFVVVTEIFERIKIYTQEGFDYTTKKVSLYKSNRDQEEFSNLKAYTYNLIEGKIINEKLGKDGIFESELNKYLNQVKFTMPNIKVGSIIEYKYRVESPFIANIDDFVFQHDIPIHSLEASFEAPEYYNFKLLTKGFLSVIPKVEVRHGKITIMEKERSDGFSGPVKTTFSSSNLDFKKNVTSYSLTNVSALKEEPYVNNINNYCSAISYELSYVKYPQSPIKYYSTTWEDVVKTIFQSPSFDIELGKTGYFEEDIDALINSTSDPIMRASLIYNHVKHRVKWNGYYGKYTDGGVRKAYKDQVGNDAEINLMLTAMLRYAGLNANPVLVSTRHNGIPLFPTLDGYNYVVSAIETSNGVILLDATSKYSTPNILPIRTLNWEGRIVRDDKSSSTISLYPKEKSKNIVTIIANLKQNGNLEGAIRIAKTNYSAMTYREQYLETDKSQYLEKLENEYGGMEIDEFEVKNEMDLSNPVMESFKFTLEGQVDVIADKLYFSPLFFLKTKENPFKLEKREFPVDFGYSSSSRYMISVDLPEGYRVEVIPESVILALPDNLGAFKYNISVIGSKIQLVIDAEMNQAIISPIYYEALKEYFSKMIEKEAEQIVLTKV, encoded by the coding sequence ATGAGAATTACAACACTATTTTTAATTATTTGCTTTTGTATGAACTCATTTGCTCAAAATTTTAGTTTTGGTAAAGTTTCAAAACAAGAATTAGAAGAAAAATTTAATCCTTTAGACTCTTTCGCAAATGCCGCATACTTACATAAATATAGAAGAACTTATTTTCAATATGATCAAGAAAAAGGATTTGTGGTGGTTACTGAAATCTTCGAGCGTATAAAAATATACACCCAAGAAGGCTTCGATTACACTACAAAAAAGGTGAGTCTTTATAAAAGTAATCGTGACCAGGAGGAATTTTCAAATTTAAAAGCATATACCTATAATTTAATAGAAGGGAAAATTATTAATGAAAAACTAGGAAAAGATGGAATTTTTGAATCTGAGTTAAACAAGTATCTAAATCAAGTGAAATTTACTATGCCTAATATTAAAGTAGGCTCTATTATTGAATATAAGTATAGAGTTGAATCTCCTTTTATTGCAAATATTGATGATTTTGTATTTCAACATGATATACCAATACACAGTTTAGAGGCTTCTTTTGAAGCTCCTGAGTATTATAATTTTAAATTATTGACTAAAGGGTTTTTAAGTGTTATTCCAAAAGTTGAAGTGAGACATGGTAAAATAACAATTATGGAGAAAGAAAGAAGTGATGGTTTTAGTGGGCCTGTAAAAACAACATTTAGTTCTTCAAATTTAGATTTTAAAAAAAATGTGACCTCTTATAGTTTGACAAATGTTTCCGCCTTAAAAGAAGAGCCCTACGTAAATAACATTAATAATTACTGTTCGGCTATTAGTTACGAATTATCTTATGTTAAGTACCCACAATCACCTATAAAGTATTATTCTACAACCTGGGAAGATGTGGTTAAAACTATTTTTCAAAGTCCAAGTTTTGATATAGAGTTAGGGAAAACGGGTTATTTTGAAGAAGATATTGATGCTTTAATAAATAGTACTTCAGATCCAATAATGAGGGCATCATTAATTTATAATCATGTAAAACATAGAGTGAAATGGAATGGCTATTACGGAAAATATACCGATGGAGGTGTGCGTAAGGCCTATAAAGATCAAGTAGGTAATGATGCCGAAATAAATTTAATGTTAACAGCAATGCTAAGGTATGCTGGATTAAATGCAAACCCTGTTTTAGTTAGCACAAGACATAATGGAATACCTTTGTTTCCAACACTAGATGGTTATAACTATGTCGTTTCTGCTATTGAAACATCAAATGGCGTTATTCTGTTGGATGCTACTAGTAAATACAGTACACCAAATATCTTGCCTATAAGAACATTGAATTGGGAAGGTAGAATTGTAAGAGATGATAAAAGCTCTTCTACAATAAGTTTATATCCAAAAGAGAAATCTAAAAATATTGTAACAATAATAGCCAATTTAAAACAGAATGGCAATTTAGAGGGTGCTATAAGAATTGCGAAAACAAATTATAGTGCCATGACTTATAGAGAACAATATTTAGAGACTGATAAAAGTCAATATTTAGAAAAACTAGAAAACGAGTATGGTGGTATGGAGATAGATGAGTTTGAGGTTAAAAACGAAATGGATTTATCCAATCCTGTTATGGAGTCATTTAAATTTACTTTAGAAGGTCAAGTAGATGTTATAGCAGATAAGTTATATTTTTCTCCTCTATTCTTTTTAAAAACAAAAGAAAATCCATTTAAGTTAGAAAAGAGAGAGTTTCCAGTAGATTTTGGCTATTCTTCAAGTAGTAGATACATGATAAGTGTTGACCTGCCAGAGGGCTATAGAGTAGAAGTTATTCCAGAATCAGTCATATTAGCTTTACCAGATAACTTAGGTGCATTTAAATACAATATATCAGTTATTGGTTCAAAAATTCAATTGGTAATAGATGCAGAAATGAATCAAGCAATTATCTCTCCCATTTATTATGAAGCTTTAAAAGAGTATTTTAGCAAGATGATAGAAAAAGAAGCAGAACAAATAGTTTTAACAAAAGTATAA
- a CDS encoding 3-phosphoshikimate 1-carboxyvinyltransferase, translated as MNITLQKSQIANSQSKITITGSKSESNRLLLLKALYPSINLENVSNSDDSCLMTDALKSTSNVVDIHHAGTAMRFLTAYFSIQEGREVTLTGSKRMKERPIQILVEALQELGAEIEYVENSGYPPIKIKGKKLTKNRVSLQANVSSQYISALLLIASKLENGIELTLEGEITSVPYIKMTLSLLDEIGVESSFIGNIITVKPNTQNSTPNTLTVESDWSSASYYFSIAALCEVGTEIILSSYKENSLQGDSVLVEIYKSFGVETTFENNTMTLVKSSIANCQSSIEFDLANAPDIAQTIAVTCFALGLACNLTGLHTLKIKETDRLVALKTEIEKLGGNVNITDKSLHLSASNTIKEYVPIATYNDHRMAMAFAPLALKTPIVIEEAEVVSKSYPTFWNDLESIGFKITK; from the coding sequence ATGAATATCACACTTCAAAAATCGCAAATCGCAAATAGTCAATCTAAAATCACAATAACAGGTTCTAAAAGTGAATCCAATAGATTATTGCTTTTAAAAGCATTATATCCATCTATTAATCTAGAAAATGTTTCGAATTCAGATGATAGTTGTTTAATGACGGATGCTTTAAAATCAACGTCTAATGTGGTTGACATTCATCACGCAGGAACTGCGATGCGATTTTTAACAGCGTATTTTTCAATTCAAGAAGGACGAGAAGTGACCCTTACAGGTTCAAAACGTATGAAAGAGCGTCCTATTCAAATTTTGGTAGAGGCACTTCAGGAACTTGGAGCAGAGATTGAGTATGTTGAAAATTCAGGGTATCCTCCTATAAAAATTAAAGGAAAAAAACTAACCAAAAATAGAGTGTCCTTGCAGGCTAATGTTAGTAGTCAGTATATTTCAGCATTACTATTAATAGCTTCAAAACTTGAAAATGGTATTGAGTTAACACTTGAAGGTGAAATAACTTCGGTACCTTATATTAAAATGACGTTGAGTTTGTTGGATGAAATAGGTGTAGAATCCTCATTCATCGGAAACATAATAACCGTAAAACCCAACACCCAGAACTCAACACCCAACACCTTAACCGTAGAGTCCGATTGGTCTTCGGCATCTTATTATTTCAGTATTGCGGCACTTTGCGAAGTTGGAACAGAAATAATACTGTCATCTTACAAAGAAAACTCCTTGCAGGGAGATTCTGTGTTGGTCGAAATCTATAAGTCTTTTGGAGTAGAAACAACTTTTGAAAATAACACAATGACTTTGGTTAAATCATCAATCGCCAATTGTCAATCGTCAATCGAATTCGATTTGGCAAATGCACCAGACATTGCTCAAACCATAGCAGTAACTTGTTTTGCCCTGGGATTAGCTTGTAATTTAACAGGACTTCATACCTTAAAAATTAAAGAAACCGATAGGTTAGTCGCTTTAAAAACCGAAATTGAAAAATTAGGTGGCAACGTGAATATTACTGACAAGTCATTACATCTTTCAGCATCAAACACCATAAAAGAATACGTGCCTATTGCCACTTATAACGACCATAGAATGGCTATGGCATTTGCACCATTGGCCCTTAAAACGCCAATAGTTATTGAAGAAGCTGAGGTGGTTTCAAAATCATATCCAACCTTTTGGAACGACTTAGAATCTATTGGTTTTAAAATAACTAAATAA
- a CDS encoding DUF3857 domain-containing transglutaminase family protein gives MKLKLIILYFVLFATLQIYSQENLLVSLTIPANLKENANAVIRSNQIDITINSVNDMTVYEKRIITVLNKEGNSNIDAFVHYDNNVKIKTLEVLVFNQFGAVIKKVKKNDFKDVSAVDGGTLYSDSRVKYLEYTPISYPYTIEFVSEINTKNTAFIESFTPINDHFLSVENSSYTISFPSDITIRTKEKNLEGIDLFKEALQNKISYKVKNIEAIKPEAYSPSLVDIAPKILVTSNKFALEGVQTEVEDWADFGKWMYQDLIKDTHDLPVSTVAMIQNLVKDEATDLDKARKVYDYVQNKTRYISVQVGIGGWKPFKASEVDKLGYGDCKALTNYTMSLLNAAGIQSNYTVVYAGSSQRNLENDFAAMQGNHVILNIPIANEEDIWLECTSQKLPFGFIGDFTDDRDVLVITPEAGKIKHTKKYTTEENTQFINGSYTVSNDGFIDVKITVNSKGIQYDNKYWLETETERDLDTRYKKRWNYVNGMRINNMQINNNKLDNEFVEDVSFVAPNYSKIVGNRMLLTVNALNRNTDIPDRYRDRKLPLKIKRGFKDVDEVEIKLPEGFTIESSPDNALIENKFGSYKIEIVVKDDSTLLYKRELVINDGEYPKEDYETYRDFYKEINKLDNSKIALIKNQ, from the coding sequence ATGAAGTTAAAACTTATTATTTTATATTTTGTTTTATTCGCAACACTACAAATTTATTCTCAAGAAAACTTACTTGTTAGTTTAACAATTCCTGCTAATTTAAAGGAAAACGCTAATGCTGTTATTCGTTCTAATCAAATAGATATCACAATAAACTCTGTGAATGATATGACGGTTTATGAAAAGCGAATTATAACCGTATTAAATAAAGAAGGAAATAGCAATATCGACGCTTTTGTGCATTATGATAATAATGTAAAAATAAAAACATTAGAAGTTTTAGTGTTTAATCAATTTGGTGCGGTTATTAAAAAAGTAAAGAAGAATGATTTTAAAGATGTGAGTGCGGTAGATGGCGGTACGTTATATTCAGACTCTAGAGTTAAATATTTAGAATACACCCCAATTTCGTATCCATACACCATAGAATTTGTTAGTGAAATCAATACTAAAAATACAGCTTTTATAGAGTCGTTTACCCCAATCAACGACCATTTTTTAAGTGTTGAAAATAGCTCATATACCATAAGTTTTCCTAGCGATATAACAATTAGAACTAAGGAAAAGAATTTAGAAGGAATTGATTTGTTTAAGGAAGCTCTTCAGAACAAAATAAGCTATAAGGTGAAAAATATAGAAGCTATCAAACCTGAAGCTTATAGTCCGTCTTTAGTTGATATCGCTCCAAAAATTTTAGTAACTTCAAATAAGTTTGCTTTGGAAGGCGTGCAAACAGAAGTTGAAGATTGGGCGGATTTTGGAAAGTGGATGTATCAAGATTTAATAAAAGATACCCACGATTTACCAGTTAGTACTGTTGCCATGATACAAAATCTTGTAAAAGATGAAGCGACAGATTTAGATAAAGCACGAAAAGTTTATGATTACGTTCAAAATAAGACTCGTTATATAAGTGTACAAGTAGGTATTGGTGGCTGGAAACCATTTAAGGCTTCAGAAGTTGATAAATTAGGGTATGGCGATTGTAAAGCCTTAACCAATTACACCATGTCCCTTTTAAACGCGGCGGGTATTCAGTCAAATTATACTGTTGTTTACGCAGGAAGTTCACAAAGAAATTTAGAAAACGATTTTGCTGCCATGCAAGGTAATCATGTAATTCTTAATATTCCAATTGCAAATGAAGAAGATATCTGGTTAGAATGTACCAGCCAGAAACTCCCTTTTGGTTTTATAGGTGATTTTACCGATGATAGGGATGTTTTGGTAATAACTCCAGAAGCTGGCAAAATAAAACATACAAAAAAGTATACCACAGAAGAGAATACACAGTTTATAAACGGAAGTTATACCGTGTCTAACGATGGCTTCATTGATGTGAAAATAACCGTAAACTCTAAAGGCATACAATACGATAATAAGTATTGGTTAGAAACTGAAACCGAGCGAGATTTAGATACTCGTTACAAAAAACGCTGGAATTATGTGAATGGTATGAGAATTAATAATATGCAGATTAACAACAACAAATTAGATAATGAGTTTGTTGAAGATGTTAGTTTTGTAGCACCCAACTATTCTAAAATAGTGGGAAATAGAATGCTACTTACAGTAAATGCCTTAAATAGAAATACAGATATTCCCGATCGATATAGAGATAGAAAATTGCCACTTAAAATTAAAAGAGGCTTTAAAGATGTAGATGAAGTTGAAATTAAATTACCAGAAGGTTTTACCATAGAATCATCTCCTGATAATGCTCTTATAGAAAATAAATTTGGCAGCTATAAAATTGAAATTGTTGTTAAAGACGATTCAACTTTACTTTATAAACGTGAATTAGTAATTAATGATGGTGAATATCCAAAAGAGGATTACGAAACTTATAGAGATTTTTATAAAGAAATAAATAAACTAGATAATTCAAAAATAGCATTAATTAAAAACCAATAA
- the dtd gene encoding D-aminoacyl-tRNA deacylase: MKVVIQRVSKASVTIEGKKMASISNGLLILFGIVNDDTLEDIKWLSNKIINLRVFGDADGVMNKSILDVKGDIIAVSQFTLHAATKKGNRPSYIKAAKPDVAIPLYQAFIKQVETDLGTSIQTGQFGADMKVELINDGPVTIIIDSKNKE, translated from the coding sequence ATGAAAGTTGTAATTCAAAGAGTTTCAAAAGCAAGTGTTACTATTGAAGGTAAAAAGATGGCGTCTATTTCAAACGGACTTTTAATTCTTTTTGGTATTGTAAATGATGATACACTAGAAGATATTAAATGGCTGTCTAATAAAATCATAAATCTTCGTGTTTTTGGTGATGCCGATGGTGTTATGAATAAGTCAATATTAGATGTTAAGGGAGATATTATTGCCGTGAGCCAATTCACATTACACGCTGCGACCAAAAAAGGCAACCGCCCTAGTTATATTAAGGCAGCAAAACCAGATGTTGCCATCCCGCTTTACCAAGCATTTATAAAACAAGTAGAAACTGATTTGGGTACATCTATACAAACAGGCCAATTTGGTGCCGATATGAAAGTAGAACTGATTAACGATGGCCCTGTAACTATAATAATTGATTCAAAAAACAAAGAATAG